A region from the Aegilops tauschii subsp. strangulata cultivar AL8/78 chromosome 5, Aet v6.0, whole genome shotgun sequence genome encodes:
- the LOC141022512 gene encoding uncharacterized protein produces MKLGAFLPAYLDDHVFVPSTGSSGGLLVAWDSAAVSGHLVDAHRFHITIRLVYASSHESFLLTSVCAPCHDHERSLFLETVSSAVGTVSEPWLVVGDFNMSRSEHEKSRGRINWSMMELVNGWIRENGLDEVDISNRQFTWSNKCNSPTLVRLDRVFVNTEWLLGFVQTTASAVPTVTSDHIPILVQFGAGAAKSKLFRMENHWLVMEDTKKIISDGWSKGTRPFQSSDSLISFKMRRVRAGLRKWKRNRPTLELLIKNNKLVVDYLNTVEERRRLSTLEVVLRVFASAKAEQLILWQTAMWRRRAKLQWCVSGDESNKFFHGAANCHARRNKIKVLVHDGVEFSDDQLKL; encoded by the coding sequence ATGAAGTTGGGTGCTTTCCTTCCTGCCTATCTTGATGATCATGTGTTCGTCCCTTCCACTGGCTCGTCCGGTGGTCTTTTGGTGGCTTGGGATTCTGCTGCTGTCTCTGGGCATCTTGTGGATGCTCACAGGTTCCATATCACCATCAGGCTGGTCTACGCTTCTAGCCATGAATCCTTCTTACTTACAAGTGTGTGTGCTCCCTGCCATGACCACGAGCGCTCTCTCTTTCTTGAGACGGTTAGTTCTGCAGTCGGCACAGTCTCGGAGCCTTGGCTGGTTGTGGGGGATTTCAATATGTCCCGCTCTGAGCATGAAAAGTCTCGTGGTCGTATCAACTGGTCTATGATGGAGTTGGTCAATGGATGGATCCGGGAGAACGGCCTGGACGAGGTGGATATCAGTAACAGGCAGTTCACCTGGTCGAACAAGTGCAACAGCCCTACCCTGGTTCGCCTGGACAGAGTTTTTGTGAATACAGAATGGCTTCTGGGGTTTGTTCAGACCACTGCTTCGGCTGTCCCCACTGTTACTTCGGATCATATTCCAATTCTGGTTCAGTTTGGTGCCGGGGCTGCAAAGAGCAAGCTGTTTCGAATGGAAAATCACTGGCTGGTTATGGAAGACACGAAGAAGATCATTTCAGATGGTTGGTCCAAGGGTACCAGGCCCTTCCAGTCCTCTGATTCTCTCATCAGCTTCAAAATGAGGCGCGTTCGTGCGGGGCTGCGCAAGTGGAAACGTAATCGACCTACTCTGGAGCTGCTAATCAAAAATAACAAGCTAGTGGTTGATTATTTGAATACAGTCGAAGAGAGGCGTAGGTTATCTACGCTGGAGGTGGTTCTAAGGGTTTTTGCTTCTGCTAAGGCCGAGCAGCTTATTTTATGGCAAACAGCTATGTGGCGCAGGCGAGCTAAGTTGCAATGGTGCGTTTCCGGTGATGAGAGCAACAAATTCTTCCATGGTGCTGCCAACTGTCATGCCAGGCGTAACAAAATCAAGGTCCTGGTTCACGATGGGGTCGAGTTTTCTGATGATCAACTTAAACTGTAG